A DNA window from Streptomyces sp. CA-278952 contains the following coding sequences:
- a CDS encoding ketoacyl-ACP synthase III family protein has translation MSAESQDLYVAGCGTWLPPAMTTEQALAGGYCERALATSTAMLAVAVADKEGPAQMAALAAGVALDRSGVGPARIALVLHSGLYFQGHPLWAPASYVQRVAVGNRCPAVEVGQVSNGGMAALELARGYLLASPDRDAALITTGDRMHLPGFDRWRSDPGTVYADGGTALVLSRREGFARLRSLVTVSEPQLEGMHRGGHPFGPPSVEEEPGTVDLGAHKRAYVAEAGSAFSVARVSAGQEAALTGALEAAGVTLADIDRVVLPHMGRRRLNAAFFSKWDIEPEHTTWEFGRRTGHLGGGDPIAGFDHLVASGDIAPGELCLLVSVGAGFSWSCAVVELLEYPSWAASSAAR, from the coding sequence ATGAGTGCGGAGTCCCAGGACCTCTACGTAGCGGGCTGCGGCACCTGGCTCCCGCCGGCCATGACCACCGAACAGGCCCTGGCCGGCGGGTACTGCGAGCGGGCACTCGCCACCTCGACCGCGATGCTGGCGGTGGCGGTGGCGGACAAGGAGGGCCCGGCCCAGATGGCGGCCCTGGCCGCCGGCGTCGCCCTGGACCGGTCGGGCGTCGGTCCGGCCCGCATCGCCCTGGTGCTCCACTCCGGCCTGTACTTCCAGGGCCACCCGCTGTGGGCTCCCGCGTCCTACGTCCAGCGGGTGGCGGTCGGCAACCGCTGCCCGGCCGTGGAGGTGGGGCAGGTCTCCAACGGCGGTATGGCCGCCCTGGAACTGGCCAGGGGCTACCTGCTGGCCTCCCCGGACCGGGATGCCGCGCTGATCACCACCGGTGACCGCATGCACCTGCCGGGATTCGATCGCTGGCGCAGCGACCCGGGGACGGTGTACGCCGACGGCGGTACGGCCCTGGTGCTGTCCCGGCGCGAGGGCTTCGCCAGGCTGCGCAGCCTGGTGACGGTCTCCGAACCGCAGTTGGAGGGGATGCACAGGGGCGGCCACCCGTTCGGCCCGCCGTCCGTGGAGGAGGAGCCGGGCACCGTGGACCTGGGCGCGCACAAGCGGGCGTACGTGGCCGAGGCCGGCTCCGCGTTCAGCGTCGCCCGGGTCTCGGCGGGCCAGGAGGCGGCGCTCACCGGCGCGCTGGAGGCGGCTGGGGTGACACTGGCCGACATCGACAGGGTGGTGCTGCCGCACATGGGCAGACGGCGGCTGAACGCGGCCTTCTTCTCCAAGTGGGATATCGAACCGGAGCACACCACGTGGGAGTTCGGGCGGCGCACCGGCCATCTCGGGGGTGGTGACCCGATCGCCGGTTTCGATCACCTGGTCGCCTCCGGCGACATCGCACCCGGCGAACTGTGCCTGCTCGTGAGCGTCGGGGCCGGCTTCAGCTGGTCGTGCGCCGTCGTGGAACTGTTGGAGTACCCGTCGTGGGCGGCCTCGTCGGCCGCCCGGTGA
- a CDS encoding alpha/beta fold hydrolase: MTARTISHGETTLWSEGLGNPADSPMLLIAGGNLTAVSWPDEFVERLVAAGHFVIRYDHRDTGRSSQGVFARRPYGFDELAADALAVLDGWQIEAAHVVGMSLGHTIGQLLALDAPERLLTLTVMLGGALDVDFDAAIEAAVAGAPSADGLPLPTARFLEMVALVQQPAETDEARLELRVEKWRLLNGEGVPFDADEFRRRELQAAAHAGTFEEPIVHHMIPQPPVARGAELARVTTPVLAIQAMRDPAAPSPHAQHLADLIPGARVVEVENMGHALPLAVHEPLAEAICAHTRIATT, from the coding sequence ATGACGGCACGCACGATCTCGCACGGAGAGACAACTCTGTGGAGCGAAGGGCTCGGAAACCCGGCCGACTCTCCGATGCTCCTGATCGCCGGGGGCAACCTCACCGCCGTGTCCTGGCCCGACGAGTTCGTCGAACGGCTCGTGGCGGCGGGGCACTTCGTGATCCGGTACGACCACCGGGACACCGGCCGCTCCTCGCAGGGCGTCTTCGCCCGCCGACCGTACGGCTTCGACGAACTGGCCGCCGACGCGCTGGCCGTCCTGGACGGCTGGCAGATCGAGGCCGCCCATGTGGTGGGGATGTCCCTGGGCCACACCATCGGCCAGCTTCTCGCCCTGGACGCACCCGAGCGTCTGCTGACCCTCACCGTCATGCTCGGGGGCGCGCTGGACGTCGACTTCGACGCCGCCATCGAGGCGGCGGTCGCCGGAGCCCCCTCGGCCGACGGGCTGCCGCTGCCCACAGCGCGGTTCCTGGAGATGGTGGCTCTGGTGCAGCAGCCGGCCGAGACGGACGAGGCCCGGCTGGAACTCCGGGTGGAGAAGTGGCGCCTGCTGAACGGGGAGGGGGTGCCCTTCGACGCGGACGAGTTCCGACGCCGTGAGCTCCAGGCGGCAGCACACGCGGGAACCTTCGAGGAGCCGATCGTGCACCACATGATTCCGCAGCCGCCCGTCGCGCGTGGAGCGGAACTGGCCCGCGTCACCACACCGGTGCTCGCGATCCAGGCCATGCGCGACCCGGCTGCTCCCTCGCCGCACGCCCAGCACCTCGCCGATCTGATCCCGGGCGCCCGGGTCGTGGAGGTGGAGAACATGGGCCACGCCCTGCCCCTCGCCGTCCACGAGCCGCTGGCCGAGGCCATCTGCGCGCACACCCGGATCGCGACGACATGA
- a CDS encoding MerR family transcriptional regulator yields the protein MDDEHMQIGEVAARTELSLRTIRHYEEVGLVIPSARSRGGFRLYTEADVARLMVIRRMKPLGFTLDEMRDLLDITDRLDTAPSAESDEREALLERMGVYEQAAARKIEDLRTQLTRAEDFAATLRTRLRNAPGEDTAARAAAART from the coding sequence GTGGACGACGAGCACATGCAGATCGGCGAAGTCGCCGCGCGGACCGAACTGTCCCTGCGCACCATCCGCCACTACGAGGAAGTCGGGCTCGTCATCCCCTCCGCCCGCTCCCGGGGCGGCTTCCGTCTCTATACGGAGGCCGACGTCGCCCGGCTCATGGTCATCCGCCGGATGAAGCCCCTCGGCTTCACCCTGGACGAGATGCGCGACCTCCTTGACATCACCGACCGCCTCGACACCGCCCCGTCGGCCGAAAGCGACGAACGCGAAGCGCTCCTGGAACGCATGGGCGTCTACGAGCAGGCCGCCGCCCGGAAGATCGAGGACCTGCGCACCCAGCTGACCCGCGCGGAAGACTTCGCCGCCACCCTCCGCACCCGCCTCCGGAACGCTCCCGGCGAGGACACCGCTGCCCGCGCCGCGGCAGCCCGCACGTGA
- a CDS encoding excinuclease ABC subunit UvrA, producing MQHKAIQIIGARENNLKNVCVEVPKHKVTVFTGVSGSGKSSLVFDTIAAESQRQLNETFTAFVRNRLPKYGQPDADVIANLSTAVIIDQKRIGGNARSTVGTITDIYALLRLLYSRVGTPWIGFSNAFSFNEPAGMCADCEGLGQRVQVDLDKLLDKSKSLNEGAIRHPAFNVGGWFWKLYAHSGLFDNDKKLRDYTESEVQAFLWGSDGSVTLDWKGGQINSKFEGLMQKFDRLYVRKEPDEMSAKNRKALERVVTRGPCSTCKGLRLSERALNCLIDGRNIAELASLEVADLIEAIKKVDSPQVATLTASLRERLEHLIELGLGYLSLNRETSTLSGGESQRIKMVRHLNSSLVDMVYIFDEPTIGLHPSDVRRLSGLLTELAEKGNTVLVVEHDRDIIDMAEHVIDLGPAAGRDGGEIVYEGDVRGLTEADTLTGRFMRRTLPVKEDFREPNGFLEVTGASLHNLRDVTVRIPLGVLTVVTGPAGSGKSTLIHDVLLQQHPSAVVIDQSAVSTNRRSNPATYTGIMDEIRRVFARENQVSPSLFSFNSEGACPNCQGHGIIYTDLAFMDPMITTCEVCAGMRFTEKVLGLTLRGRNIHDVLSMSTAEAAEYFTEPKVAATLRALGQVGLGYLQLGQPLNTLSGGECQRIKLATELGKKGSLFVLDEPTTGLHMSDVESLVHLVDGLVEKGNSVIVIEHNLDVVKHADWVVDLGPGGGSEGGRVVFEGTPADLAEAEHSVTGQFLAASLPR from the coding sequence GTGCAGCACAAGGCTATCCAGATCATCGGTGCTCGCGAGAACAACCTGAAGAACGTCTGCGTCGAAGTGCCGAAGCACAAGGTGACGGTATTCACCGGGGTGTCGGGGTCGGGAAAGTCCTCCTTGGTATTCGACACCATCGCGGCGGAATCGCAGCGTCAGCTCAACGAGACGTTCACGGCGTTCGTGCGCAATCGGCTGCCCAAGTACGGGCAGCCCGACGCGGACGTGATCGCCAATCTGTCGACGGCGGTGATCATCGACCAGAAGCGGATCGGGGGCAACGCGCGGTCCACCGTCGGGACGATCACCGACATCTACGCGCTGCTTCGACTGCTCTACTCGCGCGTGGGCACGCCTTGGATCGGGTTCTCGAACGCTTTCTCCTTCAACGAGCCCGCGGGGATGTGCGCCGACTGTGAGGGGCTCGGGCAGCGGGTGCAGGTCGACCTCGACAAACTGCTCGACAAGTCGAAGTCCCTGAACGAGGGAGCCATCCGGCATCCGGCCTTCAATGTGGGGGGCTGGTTCTGGAAGCTGTACGCGCATTCCGGCCTCTTCGACAACGACAAGAAGCTGCGTGACTATACGGAGAGCGAGGTTCAGGCGTTTCTCTGGGGGTCCGATGGGTCGGTCACCCTGGACTGGAAGGGCGGCCAGATCAACTCCAAGTTCGAAGGGCTGATGCAGAAGTTCGACCGGCTCTACGTCCGCAAGGAGCCCGACGAGATGAGTGCCAAGAACCGAAAGGCTCTGGAGCGGGTCGTGACGCGAGGCCCCTGCTCCACCTGTAAGGGGCTGCGGCTCAGCGAGCGGGCTCTGAACTGCCTCATCGACGGCCGGAACATCGCCGAGCTCGCCTCCCTGGAGGTCGCCGACCTGATCGAGGCGATCAAGAAGGTGGACTCGCCCCAGGTGGCCACCCTCACGGCGAGCCTGCGGGAGCGGCTGGAGCACCTCATCGAACTGGGGCTCGGCTACCTCAGCCTCAACCGTGAGACCTCCACGCTCTCCGGCGGGGAGTCTCAGCGGATCAAGATGGTCCGGCACCTCAACAGCTCGCTCGTCGACATGGTCTACATCTTCGACGAACCCACCATCGGCCTGCACCCGAGCGATGTGCGCAGGCTCAGCGGGCTGCTGACGGAGCTGGCGGAGAAGGGCAACACGGTGCTGGTGGTCGAGCACGACCGGGACATCATCGACATGGCCGAACACGTCATCGATCTGGGCCCGGCCGCCGGACGCGACGGCGGTGAGATCGTCTACGAGGGTGATGTGCGGGGCCTCACCGAAGCCGACACGCTGACCGGGCGTTTCATGCGGCGGACCCTGCCCGTGAAGGAGGACTTCCGCGAGCCCAACGGATTCCTGGAGGTCACGGGGGCCAGCCTGCACAACCTGCGGGACGTCACCGTACGGATTCCCCTCGGCGTGCTGACCGTGGTGACCGGCCCGGCGGGCTCGGGCAAGAGCACGCTCATCCATGATGTGCTCCTTCAGCAGCATCCCTCGGCCGTCGTCATCGACCAGTCAGCGGTCAGCACGAACCGGCGCTCGAACCCGGCTACCTACACCGGCATCATGGACGAGATCCGCCGGGTCTTCGCCCGTGAGAATCAGGTCAGTCCCTCGTTGTTCAGCTTCAATTCCGAAGGGGCCTGCCCGAATTGCCAGGGCCACGGCATCATCTACACGGACCTCGCCTTCATGGACCCCATGATCACGACCTGTGAGGTCTGCGCGGGCATGCGCTTCACCGAGAAGGTACTGGGGCTCACCCTGCGCGGTCGCAACATCCACGACGTCCTGTCGATGAGCACCGCCGAAGCGGCCGAATACTTCACCGAACCCAAGGTCGCTGCGACCCTCCGGGCGCTCGGCCAGGTCGGCCTCGGATACCTCCAGCTGGGACAGCCGCTCAACACCCTCTCCGGGGGCGAGTGCCAGCGCATCAAGCTCGCCACCGAGCTGGGCAAGAAGGGCAGTCTGTTCGTCTTGGACGAGCCCACCACCGGCCTGCACATGTCGGACGTCGAGAGCCTCGTCCACCTGGTCGACGGCCTTGTCGAAAAGGGCAATTCGGTCATCGTCATCGAGCACAACCTCGATGTCGTCAAGCACGCCGACTGGGTCGTCGACCTCGGCCCCGGTGGGGGCAGCGAGGGCGGCCGGGTGGTCTTCGAAGGCACCCCCGCCGATCTGGCGGAGGCCGAGCACTCCGTGACCGGCCAGTTCCTCGCCGCGTCGCTGCCCCGCTGA
- a CDS encoding methyltransferase — MTAEPTHDGRPQQIDALRTLIRLGSLHTPMVVRVAATLRLVDHILDGARSIEALAARTDTRPGPLLRLIRHLVAIGLLEESAPGEFVPTETGGLLADDHPASQRAWHDLTQTVAHADMSFTRLLDAVRTGRPTYESIYGTTFYEDLAQRPQLRESFDSLLACDQDVAFDAPAAAYDWTGVRHVLDVGGGKGGFAAAVARRAPHVSATVLEMAGTVDAARTYLKGEGLTDRVDAVEGDFFDPLPRKADAIILSFVLLNWPDEDAVRILSRCADALEPGGRILVHERDDTHENSFNEQFTELDLRMLVFLGGALRTREKWEGLAASAGLVVESVRQLPSPTIPFDLSLLVLAPAPDLS, encoded by the coding sequence ATGACAGCCGAACCGACGCACGATGGCCGACCGCAGCAGATCGACGCACTCAGGACCCTGATACGCCTCGGGAGCCTGCACACACCCATGGTCGTCAGGGTGGCGGCCACCTTGCGGCTGGTCGACCACATTCTGGACGGCGCCCGTTCCATCGAAGCCCTGGCGGCCAGGACCGACACCCGGCCCGGACCGCTCCTGCGGCTGATCCGCCATCTCGTGGCGATCGGGCTGCTGGAGGAGTCCGCACCCGGGGAGTTCGTCCCGACCGAGACCGGGGGGCTGCTCGCGGACGACCACCCGGCCTCGCAGCGGGCCTGGCACGACCTCACCCAGACGGTGGCGCACGCCGACATGTCGTTCACCCGTCTCCTCGACGCGGTGCGGACCGGCCGCCCCACCTACGAATCGATCTACGGCACGACGTTCTACGAGGACCTCGCCCAACGTCCGCAGCTGCGGGAGTCCTTCGACTCGCTCCTCGCCTGCGACCAGGACGTCGCGTTCGACGCCCCGGCGGCGGCGTACGACTGGACGGGCGTCCGGCACGTCCTGGACGTGGGCGGCGGAAAGGGCGGCTTCGCCGCCGCCGTAGCGCGCCGGGCTCCGCACGTATCAGCCACGGTGCTGGAGATGGCGGGCACCGTGGACGCCGCCCGCACCTACCTCAAGGGCGAGGGTCTCACCGACCGGGTCGATGCCGTCGAGGGTGACTTCTTCGACCCGCTGCCCCGCAAGGCGGACGCGATCATCCTCTCCTTCGTGCTGCTCAACTGGCCCGACGAGGACGCCGTTCGGATTCTGAGCCGCTGCGCCGACGCTCTGGAGCCCGGCGGGCGGATCCTCGTCCACGAGCGCGACGACACCCATGAGAACTCCTTCAACGAGCAGTTCACCGAGCTGGACCTGCGGATGCTGGTCTTCCTCGGCGGCGCCCTGCGCACTCGGGAGAAGTGGGAGGGGCTGGCCGCGTCGGCGGGCCTGGTCGTGGAGAGCGTGCGCCAACTACCGTCGCCGACCATTCCGTTCGACCTCTCGCTCCTCGTTCTGGCCCCCGCGCCCGACCTCTCCTGA
- a CDS encoding activator-dependent family glycosyltransferase, producing the protein MKVLLTAFAMDAHFNGVVPLAWALRTAGHDVRVASQPSLTESITRAGLTAVPVGTDHQVESAMGAMAPGVFALHSNPDYLENRPELLGLDFLEASTSMLTAAFYAQINNDSMIDELVDFARWWRPDLVVWEPFTFAGAVAAQVVGAAHARLLWGPDLFLRVHDRFRQALEDVPAELRDDSLKEWLTWTLERHGSAFRTEVVSGHWTIDQMPPSVRLPTTRPTVPMRFVPYNGPVPAVVPSWLRRAPQRQRVLLTQGITERSTGFAGLPGAAELLAAIAELDVEVVATVKAEEQPDLPPLPANVRVVDSLSLHVVLPTCTAVVHHGGAGTWATAALYGVPQLALAWQWDDVHRAGQLEKLGAGVFLSPRAEGASAGRVRDRLGQVLSEPSFRQGAGRIRTEMLRTPSPNAVVPRLERLTARHRTAAG; encoded by the coding sequence ATGAAGGTACTGCTGACGGCGTTCGCCATGGACGCGCACTTCAACGGAGTGGTGCCGCTGGCGTGGGCGCTGCGGACGGCGGGACACGACGTCCGGGTGGCGAGCCAGCCCTCCCTCACGGAGAGCATCACCCGGGCGGGTCTCACCGCGGTGCCGGTGGGCACGGACCACCAGGTCGAGTCCGCGATGGGGGCGATGGCGCCCGGAGTGTTCGCCCTGCACAGCAATCCCGACTACCTGGAGAACCGGCCCGAGCTGCTCGGCCTGGACTTCCTGGAAGCGTCGACCTCGATGCTGACCGCGGCGTTCTACGCCCAGATCAACAACGACTCCATGATCGACGAGTTGGTGGACTTCGCCCGCTGGTGGCGTCCCGACCTGGTGGTCTGGGAGCCCTTCACCTTCGCCGGCGCGGTGGCGGCACAGGTCGTGGGAGCCGCGCACGCCCGTCTGCTCTGGGGCCCGGACCTCTTTCTGCGGGTGCACGACCGCTTCCGGCAGGCGCTGGAGGACGTACCGGCCGAGCTCCGGGACGACTCCCTGAAGGAATGGCTGACGTGGACGCTGGAGCGGCACGGATCGGCCTTCCGTACCGAGGTGGTGAGCGGGCACTGGACGATCGACCAGATGCCGCCGAGCGTCCGGCTCCCCACGACCCGGCCGACCGTACCCATGCGCTTCGTCCCGTACAACGGCCCGGTCCCCGCTGTGGTGCCCTCGTGGCTGCGGCGGGCCCCGCAGCGGCAGAGGGTACTGCTCACCCAGGGCATCACGGAGCGCTCGACCGGTTTCGCGGGCTTGCCCGGGGCAGCTGAACTGCTGGCGGCGATCGCGGAGCTGGACGTCGAGGTGGTCGCCACGGTAAAGGCGGAGGAGCAACCCGATCTGCCGCCGCTGCCCGCGAATGTCCGGGTCGTGGACAGCTTGTCCCTGCATGTCGTGCTGCCGACGTGCACGGCCGTCGTGCACCATGGCGGGGCCGGCACCTGGGCGACGGCCGCGCTGTACGGCGTACCACAACTCGCCCTGGCCTGGCAGTGGGACGATGTCCACCGCGCGGGGCAGTTGGAGAAGCTGGGCGCGGGCGTCTTCCTCTCGCCCCGTGCCGAGGGCGCCTCCGCAGGACGCGTCAGGGACCGGCTGGGGCAGGTGCTGTCCGAGCCGTCCTTCCGGCAGGGAGCGGGGCGGATCCGCACGGAGATGCTGCGCACCCCCTCGCCCAACGCGGTGGTGCCGAGGCTGGAACGTCTGACCGCTCGCCACCGCACCGCGGCGGGCTGA
- a CDS encoding ester cyclase, whose protein sequence is MSPQIDLVRRMVEAYNTGKTDAAAEFIHPEYLNPGALEHNPDMRGPEAFATAVTWLKYAFSEEAHLEEISYEENGSWVRAKLALYGRHVGNLVGMPPTGRRFSGEQIHLLRIVDGRIRDHRDWPDYLGTYRQLGEPWPADEGWRS, encoded by the coding sequence ATGAGCCCACAGATCGATCTCGTCCGGCGTATGGTCGAGGCGTACAACACCGGAAAGACTGACGCCGCGGCGGAGTTCATCCATCCCGAATATCTGAACCCGGGAGCGCTGGAGCACAACCCGGACATGCGCGGTCCGGAGGCGTTCGCCACCGCGGTCACCTGGCTGAAGTACGCCTTCTCCGAGGAGGCGCACCTCGAAGAGATCTCGTACGAGGAGAACGGCTCCTGGGTGCGGGCGAAGCTGGCCCTCTACGGCCGGCACGTCGGCAACCTCGTCGGCATGCCTCCCACCGGGCGCCGGTTCTCCGGCGAGCAGATCCACCTCCTACGCATCGTCGACGGCAGGATCCGCGACCACCGCGACTGGCCCGACTACCTCGGTACGTACCGCCAGCTCGGCGAGCCCTGGCCCGCTGACGAAGGCTGGCGTTCCTGA
- a CDS encoding acyltransferase domain-containing protein, with the protein MFPGQGSQHPRMAAGLYGHEPAFTSALDEVFDAYDAEARGEGGRLRTDWLAEHPEVPLPHVTRSQPLLFAVDYALGRMVMARGLRPSALLGHSIGEMAAAALAGVFTPGEAAGLVLDRVRRLAAAPPGGMLAVAAEASALEPYVRDGVVVAALNSPRQTILAGPDKSLAEVAGALHEAGLTCRRIPSLTAFHSPALAPYATGAAERFAATPVSAPRIPVHSGYRAGLLTGRLAADASYWAGHPVEPVRFWPALDSVLTSRSGVVCVEAGPGQGLSALARRHPTVRRGENAVVALLPPGEGPAAADRESVAAALASVRDREAVLNGRPGR; encoded by the coding sequence ATGTTTCCGGGACAGGGTTCGCAGCATCCGCGCATGGCAGCCGGACTGTACGGGCATGAGCCCGCCTTCACCTCGGCCTTGGACGAGGTGTTCGACGCGTACGACGCGGAGGCGCGCGGGGAGGGCGGGCGGCTGCGTACCGACTGGCTGGCCGAGCACCCCGAGGTCCCGTTGCCGCACGTCACCCGCTCCCAGCCGCTGCTGTTCGCGGTGGACTACGCCCTGGGCAGGATGGTGATGGCGCGGGGGCTGCGGCCCTCGGCCCTCCTGGGACACAGCATCGGTGAGATGGCGGCCGCCGCGCTGGCCGGGGTGTTCACCCCCGGGGAGGCGGCGGGTCTCGTACTGGACCGGGTGCGGCGGCTCGCCGCTGCCCCGCCGGGCGGCATGCTGGCGGTCGCGGCGGAGGCCTCGGCGCTGGAGCCGTACGTACGGGACGGCGTCGTGGTCGCCGCGCTCAACTCGCCCCGGCAGACCATTCTGGCGGGACCCGACAAGTCGCTGGCCGAGGTCGCCGGGGCGCTCCACGAGGCGGGCCTGACGTGCCGGCGGATTCCCTCGCTCACCGCGTTCCACAGCCCGGCGCTGGCCCCGTACGCGACGGGGGCGGCCGAGCGGTTCGCCGCCACGCCCGTGTCGGCGCCCCGCATCCCCGTCCACTCCGGTTACCGCGCGGGGCTGCTCACCGGACGCCTGGCCGCCGACGCGTCGTACTGGGCCGGTCATCCAGTGGAGCCGGTCAGGTTCTGGCCCGCGCTGGACTCCGTTCTCACCTCGCGCTCGGGTGTGGTCTGCGTGGAGGCGGGCCCGGGGCAGGGGCTGAGCGCCCTGGCCCGGCGGCATCCGACGGTGCGTCGCGGAGAGAACGCCGTGGTGGCGCTCCTGCCGCCCGGGGAGGGCCCGGCCGCGGCGGACCGGGAGTCCGTCGCGGCCGCGCTGGCCTCCGTGCGCGACCGGGAAGCCGTACTCAACGGGCGACCCGGGCGGTGA
- a CDS encoding cytochrome P450 family protein, which yields MSTPPPSAPAADPTDSELGRHLLTLRGLHFVFGALGDPYAERLRGEEDHLLLGERIRARGALHRSSLGTWVTADADLAARLLEAPLLSGVHAGPAAPGSHVHENVWETWRTCHTTPLGEDFPSRRPADCDRLADLLRPVLGPRTCGAWRPDAERAVHRVLDDLPSHFDLVRDLARPVAIGSLTAILGLPDSARAELLDLMPAFGPALDSPLCPPRLPAARALTDAIGRVRGLMEAAVAARSRTPAGDALSALLAVRSDGGPGDVATAGVLSAVVGAEITATTVANSVLALLDHRDQWSMVCADPSRAADAVEETLRWAPPLTLRSLVTQGRLEIGGEVLEADEHVVVVVDAAQRDPKRYKDPDSFRIDRPRDPGFSHLALTDREHARLVAPLVRVQCTAAVRALAERLPALRTKGDTVRRGRSPVVRAPLSQSLAKD from the coding sequence ATGTCCACGCCCCCTCCTTCCGCACCGGCGGCCGACCCGACCGACAGCGAGCTGGGCCGTCACCTGCTGACCCTGCGCGGCCTGCACTTCGTCTTCGGCGCGCTCGGCGACCCCTATGCCGAACGGCTGCGCGGCGAGGAGGACCATCTCCTTCTCGGTGAACGCATCCGGGCCCGGGGCGCCCTCCACCGCAGCTCGCTGGGTACCTGGGTGACCGCGGACGCCGATCTCGCCGCCCGCCTGCTGGAGGCCCCCCTGCTCTCCGGCGTGCACGCCGGGCCGGCGGCCCCCGGCAGCCATGTGCACGAGAACGTGTGGGAGACGTGGCGCACCTGTCACACGACTCCGCTGGGCGAGGACTTCCCGTCCCGGCGCCCCGCCGACTGCGACCGCCTCGCGGACCTGCTCCGCCCGGTGCTCGGTCCGCGCACATGCGGGGCCTGGCGGCCGGACGCCGAGCGCGCGGTCCACCGGGTGCTGGACGACCTGCCGTCCCACTTCGACCTGGTACGGGATCTGGCCCGGCCGGTGGCCATCGGATCCCTGACCGCGATTCTGGGTCTTCCGGACTCCGCCCGTGCCGAACTGCTGGACTTGATGCCCGCGTTCGGCCCGGCACTCGACTCCCCCCTGTGCCCGCCCCGTCTCCCCGCGGCCCGCGCGCTGACGGACGCGATCGGACGCGTACGGGGGCTGATGGAGGCGGCCGTGGCGGCCCGCTCCCGTACTCCGGCCGGCGACGCGCTGAGCGCGCTGCTGGCCGTGCGTTCCGACGGGGGCCCCGGGGACGTGGCCACCGCCGGCGTGCTGAGCGCCGTGGTGGGCGCCGAGATCACGGCCACCACCGTGGCCAATTCCGTCCTGGCGCTCCTGGACCACCGTGACCAGTGGTCGATGGTGTGCGCCGATCCGAGCAGGGCGGCGGACGCGGTCGAGGAGACCCTGCGCTGGGCGCCGCCCCTGACATTGCGCAGCCTTGTCACCCAGGGCCGGCTGGAGATCGGCGGCGAGGTACTGGAGGCGGACGAGCACGTGGTGGTGGTGGTGGACGCGGCCCAGCGGGATCCGAAGCGGTACAAGGACCCGGACAGCTTCCGCATCGACCGGCCCCGCGATCCCGGGTTCTCGCACCTGGCCCTCACCGACCGGGAGCACGCGCGGCTGGTCGCGCCGCTCGTCCGTGTGCAGTGCACGGCCGCCGTACGGGCACTGGCCGAGCGGCTGCCGGCGCTGCGGACGAAGGGGGACACGGTGAGGCGCGGACGCTCCCCCGTGGTCCGCGCCCCACTCTCCCAGTCCCTGGCGAAGGACTAG
- a CDS encoding class I SAM-dependent methyltransferase, translating to MRDSSYKDQVARAFDQSSSTYDRLGVEFFTPMGRRLVDIAAPAPGERVLDIGCGRGACLFPAAERVGPEGRVVGIDIAPGMIEEARKEAVERKLRNAVLQVMDAEMPDLPARSFDLVTGSYSVIFLPHATDALTRYAGILDSGGRIAFTSPVFRAGIFPFLPPEFTPLIPRSLLEHLPEQWRPEALVQRFNSWLERPEDLVRTLEGCGYDSVAVVDEPVRMTAVSSEAWVDWSHTQGMRLLWQNLPPAQRAELRSRLLEGLDELSDDTGALAIDVPVRFVTARVAR from the coding sequence TTGCGGGATTCGTCCTACAAGGATCAGGTTGCGCGCGCCTTCGATCAGTCTTCTTCGACCTACGACCGGCTGGGGGTGGAATTCTTCACGCCCATGGGCCGGCGACTGGTCGACATCGCGGCGCCGGCCCCCGGTGAACGGGTGCTCGACATCGGATGCGGCCGCGGAGCATGCCTTTTCCCGGCTGCGGAGAGGGTGGGGCCCGAAGGGAGAGTCGTCGGAATCGATATTGCTCCCGGAATGATCGAGGAGGCCCGGAAGGAGGCGGTGGAGCGCAAACTGCGTAATGCCGTACTACAGGTGATGGACGCCGAGATGCCCGACCTTCCGGCGCGTTCATTCGACCTCGTCACGGGAAGCTACAGCGTCATCTTTCTGCCGCACGCGACCGATGCGCTGACGCGATATGCTGGGATTCTGGACAGTGGCGGCAGGATCGCCTTCACCAGCCCGGTTTTCCGCGCGGGAATCTTTCCTTTCCTGCCGCCGGAATTCACTCCGCTCATTCCACGGTCGCTGCTGGAACACCTCCCCGAGCAGTGGCGGCCCGAGGCGCTGGTCCAGCGGTTCAACAGCTGGCTGGAAAGGCCCGAGGACCTCGTGCGCACGCTGGAGGGCTGCGGATACGACTCGGTGGCCGTCGTGGACGAACCGGTGCGGATGACCGCCGTGTCGAGCGAAGCGTGGGTGGACTGGTCCCACACCCAGGGCATGCGACTGCTGTGGCAGAACCTGCCCCCGGCCCAGCGGGCGGAACTGCGCTCGCGCCTTCTCGAGGGGCTCGACGAGCTGAGTGACGACACCGGGGCGCTCGCCATCGACGTCCCCGTCCGCTTCGTCACCGCCCGGGTCGCCCGTTGA